In Saccharicrinis fermentans DSM 9555 = JCM 21142, a genomic segment contains:
- a CDS encoding lysylphosphatidylglycerol synthase domain-containing protein, producing MGSKLTKGRWGGAVIAIASFVYIAFRLHSYGDHWDAISIQNEKLKWLPWLCLVQLFLLSLNIWFESKKWQVLLRPVIRIQSALSIKMVLAGFASGIFTPAKIGEPIGRLMFLPKKEWAKATILHYLGAVIQNVIIFVVGMAGLVLSWNYFSIHLSPATWIYILALCALVIVTLVLLFHKAWVKKALLRWGYIHKIKDLVEELGSIPLWSVAPVFLYSFLRFVVYNSQLFMLLWFLGYDSLWMGIVIIPVYFMLITVAPSFFLADIGVRGSVALFVFAELGLSDVNIVLIVTVLWLLNQVVPALLGSVMVLLKKKR from the coding sequence ATGGGCAGTAAGCTCACTAAAGGACGATGGGGAGGGGCTGTTATTGCAATAGCCAGTTTTGTTTATATTGCCTTTCGGTTACATTCCTATGGGGATCATTGGGATGCTATCTCGATACAGAATGAGAAATTAAAATGGCTGCCCTGGCTGTGCCTGGTTCAATTGTTTCTTCTCAGTCTTAATATATGGTTTGAATCTAAAAAATGGCAGGTGCTACTGCGGCCTGTAATCCGAATTCAATCGGCATTGTCCATTAAGATGGTTTTAGCTGGTTTTGCTTCGGGGATATTTACGCCTGCAAAGATAGGGGAGCCTATTGGACGTCTGATGTTCTTGCCAAAAAAAGAGTGGGCTAAAGCCACGATATTACATTATCTGGGCGCTGTCATCCAAAATGTAATTATTTTTGTTGTGGGTATGGCAGGTCTTGTTCTTAGCTGGAACTATTTTTCTATACATCTATCGCCTGCTACCTGGATTTATATTCTGGCCTTATGCGCGCTGGTAATTGTGACTCTTGTTTTGCTTTTTCATAAGGCATGGGTTAAAAAAGCCTTGCTGAGATGGGGCTATATCCATAAAATAAAGGACTTGGTGGAGGAATTAGGATCCATTCCTTTATGGTCTGTTGCTCCCGTATTTTTATATAGCTTTTTACGTTTTGTGGTTTATAATTCGCAATTGTTTATGTTGTTGTGGTTCTTGGGATATGACTCTTTGTGGATGGGAATCGTAATCATACCGGTTTATTTTATGTTAATAACTGTGGCGCCTTCGTTTTTTTTGGCGGATATAGGTGTCAGAGGTTCTGTGGCTTTGTTTGTGTTCGCAGAGTTAGGCTTGTCAGATGTAAATATTGTATTGATAGTGACGGTGTTGTGGTTGCTTAATCAAGTAGTGCCGGCCTTGTTGGGAAGTGTTATGGTGCTTTTGAAAAAGAAGCGATAA
- a CDS encoding glycosyltransferase has translation MFFLVFIILLSVILGAYIFTIVRFASGWDMIKEYDRPLGGKAVDLSCVIAFRDEYECIPRLIEGLKRQTVTQCEILLVDDGSTDGSFELASLLTAELSHIRLLKNEGSGKKAALTTGVRAAQFAYVVFTDADCVHPPNWLRNIAYFLGEYNTDLLVGPVKISPVNNRFHLFQCVDFLSLVSSALGSIGQGKAIMCNGANLVVKKEVWLSAQPQLKNEYASGDDIFLMQFCVAHNKTIRFLKNRQSVVETYPQKTMGDLLKQRVRWASKSKGYTDLFTLYVAWLVFLSNLLVAMIPVMLVLDLRVGLWAVGMGGMKMIVDYWLIRKGAVFFNVAVRLRDYLWIACVYPYYTVLLVCRALQGQPADWKGRGIYHKRS, from the coding sequence ATGTTTTTTTTAGTGTTTATCATTTTGTTATCGGTGATCTTGGGAGCTTATATTTTTACAATTGTACGCTTTGCGAGCGGTTGGGATATGATAAAAGAGTATGATCGCCCATTGGGAGGCAAGGCCGTAGATTTGTCCTGTGTCATTGCATTTCGTGATGAGTATGAGTGTATCCCGCGCTTAATAGAGGGATTAAAGAGGCAGACTGTGACTCAGTGTGAGATTTTGTTGGTGGATGATGGTAGTACCGACGGTTCCTTTGAATTGGCCAGTCTTTTAACGGCGGAATTAAGTCATATTAGATTACTGAAAAATGAAGGAAGTGGTAAAAAAGCAGCTCTGACAACAGGCGTTCGGGCGGCTCAATTTGCTTATGTTGTTTTTACGGATGCTGACTGTGTTCATCCGCCCAACTGGTTACGTAATATAGCTTATTTTTTAGGTGAATATAATACGGATTTATTGGTGGGGCCGGTAAAGATTTCTCCTGTGAATAATCGTTTCCACTTGTTTCAGTGTGTTGATTTTTTGAGCTTGGTAAGTTCGGCGCTTGGTTCAATAGGGCAGGGGAAAGCGATTATGTGCAATGGTGCAAACCTGGTCGTTAAAAAGGAAGTATGGTTAAGTGCGCAACCGCAACTTAAAAATGAATATGCCTCGGGTGACGATATTTTTTTGATGCAGTTTTGTGTTGCCCATAATAAAACAATCCGCTTTCTTAAAAACCGTCAGTCTGTGGTGGAGACTTATCCGCAAAAGACGATGGGAGACTTGTTGAAACAGCGTGTGCGGTGGGCTTCTAAAAGTAAAGGCTATACTGATTTATTTACCTTATATGTGGCCTGGCTCGTGTTTTTGTCCAATCTATTGGTGGCGATGATTCCGGTGATGCTGGTGCTGGACCTGCGTGTGGGATTGTGGGCTGTTGGTATGGGGGGCATGAAAATGATAGTGGATTATTGGCTCATACGCAAAGGTGCCGTTTTTTTTAATGTGGCTGTAAGGCTGCGTGATTATTTATGGATAGCCTGTGTTTATCCTTATTATACGGTATTGTTGGTGTGTAGAGCTTTGCAGGGGCAGCCAGCGGATTGGAAAGGAAGAGGTATCTATCATAAACGAAGTTGA
- a CDS encoding SPOR domain-containing protein, with product MEKYILELISHNNRVIIPNFGAFIISKEQGASILFNNFLSFNDGLLVNYVAKQKDIDTIVATDQVFEYVDKLKKELDESGTYVIDRLGSFKKDSNGILRFQQSEDFADLLNEDSINPPDRNTDDKSDVVDEPKKKVFVLDVDEPDDKSEAIPTRKKVEAKTDVGAVETSEAKKVVVPPVASAPEKEKVEEKKVQLKKNTPVEDRHKKKNNSGLVIFLIITAIIIIILGVYFLWLKKPSEKQPKIVEKEVVKPVSKPAVVKDTVAVKHTVQQNQKPVKAKPSVVRPMKGQIHIIVGGFAEAANAHKMVDKLKKQGFSNAQLITKGSMHLVSIDSGTSYTKVEARQQEILDQRIESWLYTIK from the coding sequence ATGGAAAAATATATTCTAGAATTAATTTCACATAACAATAGAGTTATTATCCCTAACTTTGGAGCATTCATTATCTCAAAGGAACAGGGAGCAAGTATCTTGTTTAATAATTTTTTAAGTTTTAATGACGGGCTGCTGGTTAATTATGTGGCCAAGCAAAAAGATATTGATACGATTGTTGCAACCGATCAGGTTTTTGAATACGTTGATAAACTTAAGAAAGAACTGGATGAGTCTGGCACATATGTCATCGATAGGTTAGGATCTTTTAAAAAGGATTCCAATGGTATCTTGCGGTTTCAGCAGTCAGAGGACTTTGCTGATTTATTAAATGAAGATTCGATCAATCCGCCGGACAGGAATACGGATGATAAAAGTGATGTAGTGGATGAACCTAAGAAAAAGGTTTTTGTGTTGGATGTGGATGAGCCAGATGATAAAAGCGAAGCTATACCAACCAGGAAGAAGGTAGAGGCTAAAACGGATGTGGGGGCTGTTGAAACGAGTGAGGCAAAAAAGGTAGTTGTGCCTCCCGTAGCATCTGCACCGGAAAAAGAGAAGGTGGAGGAGAAGAAAGTACAGTTGAAGAAGAACACTCCGGTTGAGGATCGTCATAAGAAAAAAAACAATAGTGGCTTGGTCATTTTTCTGATTATTACGGCCATTATCATCATTATTTTGGGTGTCTATTTCTTGTGGTTAAAGAAACCATCAGAGAAGCAGCCGAAGATCGTAGAGAAAGAAGTTGTAAAGCCTGTAAGTAAGCCTGCTGTAGTAAAGGATACTGTTGCGGTGAAGCATACGGTTCAGCAAAATCAGAAGCCTGTAAAAGCAAAGCCTTCGGTGGTGCGACCCATGAAAGGACAAATACATATTATTGTAGGTGGCTTTGCTGAAGCTGCTAATGCTCATAAAATGGTAGATAAGCTTAAGAAACAAGGGTTCTCAAATGCTCAGCTCATCACCAAAGGGTCTATGCATTTGGTGAGTATTGATTCTGGTACTTCGTATACTAAGGTTGAAGCTCGTCAACAGGAGATCCTTGACCAAAGGATTGAGAGCTGGTTGTATACTATCAAGTAG
- the rsmA gene encoding 16S rRNA (adenine(1518)-N(6)/adenine(1519)-N(6))-dimethyltransferase RsmA has translation MKKVKAKKHLGQHFLTDEHIAKRIADSLTNHQTNVLEIGPGMGVLTKYLITQQDINLKVIEIDSESVTYLEENYEQLKGRIILGDFLKMDLHDISTETLSIIGNFPYNISSQIFFKVLDYKEQISEVVGMLQKEVAERLAAPPGSKKYGILSVFLQAYYNVEYLFTVPEHVFSPPPKVKSGVIRIIRNQTQKLDCDEKLFFRVVKTGFNQRRKTLSNSLKSIQFNREKIPDMDIFSKRPEQLGVQEFVELTQFIEANLQQN, from the coding sequence ATGAAAAAGGTTAAAGCAAAAAAACACCTGGGTCAGCACTTCTTAACGGACGAGCATATCGCCAAAAGAATAGCCGACAGTCTTACAAATCACCAAACCAATGTATTGGAGATTGGACCTGGAATGGGTGTACTTACAAAATACCTTATAACCCAGCAAGACATCAACCTAAAAGTAATAGAGATAGATTCAGAATCAGTAACTTACCTTGAAGAAAATTACGAACAATTAAAGGGCCGTATTATTTTGGGTGATTTTTTAAAAATGGATCTACACGATATTAGCACCGAAACACTTAGCATCATAGGTAATTTTCCGTACAATATCTCGAGCCAGATTTTTTTTAAGGTACTGGATTACAAAGAGCAAATATCAGAAGTAGTAGGTATGCTACAAAAAGAGGTAGCTGAAAGATTAGCTGCCCCTCCCGGAAGTAAGAAATACGGCATTTTAAGTGTCTTTTTGCAAGCCTATTACAATGTTGAATATCTATTTACTGTCCCTGAGCATGTCTTTAGCCCTCCTCCCAAAGTCAAGTCAGGTGTAATACGTATTATTCGTAATCAAACCCAAAAGCTGGATTGTGATGAAAAATTATTTTTCAGAGTTGTAAAAACAGGCTTCAACCAAAGGCGAAAAACACTGAGCAATTCATTAAAATCCATTCAGTTCAACCGGGAAAAGATACCTGACATGGACATCTTTAGCAAACGTCCCGAACAACTAGGCGTGCAGGAATTTGTTGAACTCACACAGTTTATTGAAGCCAACCTACAACAAAATTAG
- a CDS encoding lysylphosphatidylglycerol synthase transmembrane domain-containing protein has translation MKKSLLNTLKFLIYLSIGGFLMWFVYRNYDMQEIRATLNKGINYWWLLLSMLVGLASHFSRTIRWQMLIEPIEKKTHITNTFFAVMIGYFANLLIPRMGEISRCGVLSRYEKVSVSRLIGTVVVERLMDVIMLIICLLLVLALQFSVVTEFLFKNTDFSKFSNVFTSVWTYVVILVLILGVRFFKKWFSQTSPYIKLKGLWAKFSEGFLAVKNIKNKWLFVMHTIFIWIMYFLMIYVCFFAFEFTSHLTPLAGLSAFVLGSLGMVAPVQGGMGPWHFMVIATLQMYGVSENEGAAFALIVWSSINAMIVVLGIVSMIILPLINRHQADGQ, from the coding sequence TTGAAGAAATCATTACTTAATACACTTAAATTCCTGATTTATTTATCTATTGGGGGATTTTTGATGTGGTTTGTTTATCGTAATTACGATATGCAGGAAATTCGGGCAACGCTAAATAAAGGAATCAATTATTGGTGGTTGTTATTGTCAATGTTGGTTGGATTGGCCAGCCATTTTAGCCGGACCATCAGGTGGCAGATGTTAATTGAACCCATTGAAAAGAAGACACATATCACCAATACTTTTTTTGCGGTGATGATAGGGTATTTTGCTAATCTGCTGATTCCTCGTATGGGGGAGATTTCCAGATGTGGAGTTCTAAGCCGTTATGAAAAGGTGTCGGTATCAAGATTGATTGGTACGGTTGTGGTGGAGCGGCTGATGGATGTTATTATGCTTATTATTTGTCTATTGCTGGTATTGGCCTTGCAGTTTAGTGTGGTTACTGAATTCCTTTTTAAAAATACCGATTTTAGTAAGTTCTCCAATGTTTTTACTTCTGTGTGGACCTATGTGGTTATTTTGGTTCTTATTTTGGGAGTGCGTTTCTTTAAAAAATGGTTCTCGCAAACATCGCCATATATTAAATTAAAAGGCTTGTGGGCAAAGTTCTCGGAAGGTTTTTTGGCGGTGAAGAATATCAAAAACAAGTGGTTGTTTGTAATGCATACCATCTTTATATGGATCATGTATTTTTTAATGATCTATGTTTGTTTTTTTGCCTTCGAGTTTACTTCACATCTAACACCTTTGGCCGGATTGTCGGCCTTTGTTCTGGGTAGTCTTGGTATGGTAGCTCCGGTGCAGGGAGGTATGGGGCCATGGCACTTTATGGTTATTGCTACCTTGCAAATGTATGGAGTGTCTGAAAATGAAGGGGCTGCTTTTGCCCTGATTGTATGGAGCTCTATTAATGCAATGATTGTTGTGCTTGGTATTGTTTCTATGATTATTCTTCCTTTGATTAATCGTCATCAAGCAGATGGGCAGTAA